The genomic segment TGAGGGTGCCCTCTGTGAGGCAGACCTTGCTGACAGCCCAGATGGGTACTGCAACCACAGAAGAGAAGACCATGGCCCAGCCCAGACAGTAGGCCCAGTCTGGGTACACATAGCTCCCACTGGTTAGGGGCTGGTATTCCAGGAAGGAGCAGATGAAGCAAACCTTGAAAGATAAGCAGAGGAACAAAGTAATACTTCTGTGGACAAACATGTTCACACTTACTGATATTGCTTACTGATATGCTTATAAAGCAAGAGATGACGGTAGGCTATTATGAAGTCCTTTTCTGTAGAAAAATTAACTGCAACtgggcctctaattgagacaggcct from the Plectropomus leopardus isolate mb unplaced genomic scaffold, YSFRI_Pleo_2.0 unplaced_scaffold4953, whole genome shotgun sequence genome contains:
- the LOC121939509 gene encoding sodium- and chloride-dependent taurine transporter-like, producing MFVHRSITLFLCLSFKVCFICSFLEYQPLTSGSYVYPDWAYCLGWAMVFSSVVAVPIWAVSKVCLTEGTLRQRLLVLWHPVLDSVGPKSNNEDPLNEVEMKPMTEQSV